From Micropterus dolomieu isolate WLL.071019.BEF.003 ecotype Adirondacks linkage group LG21, ASM2129224v1, whole genome shotgun sequence:
ATATTCACATAGAGAAggttcatataaaaaaaaacacctctccTTTTCTACTCCTCTGTTAACTAACCCTTCATAAAACCTGATGTTGAAGTGAGTGTATTGTGATCCCAGCTTCTTCCTAATGGCAGTTTACAATATGCAGTGACTGTTACTTGTGTAATAAACACAGAGCTGTCATAGGCGTTTCATACactactgtttttctgtcatCATGCTAACGTTATTTTGGCATAGTGTCAACTATAATTTTATTAACTTGTTGTAAGATGTGATCTTCTTAGAGTGAGTTTCTTAAACCACAACTGTCTACCAATATAAGTTAGTTACTAAGACCTTGGGATGCGTCTGTCTGTGGTGTTATTATCAATGCACATCTTTGGACAATTAACGTTAAGAGTGTTTCCATAACAACGCCAGTTAagtcagctaacgttagctcagaAAATATTTAGCTAATAACTTGAATAAATGAATTACATGCGGCATACACATACAGCCAAAAAGCAAACTAACGTTACTCGTTAACTAAATGGATCAGGGTTAGATTTCACTGCAGCCATACTGCTGTAATAAAGCCGGTAACATTAGCCTAGCGTAGCCGTTTAGCTAATCACTGGCTAGCTCGCTCTCTATCGAACCAACGTAACGTTAAGCTTGGTTAGCAAATTTGCTAGCTTAGCTAATGTTGAATTTAATTCCTTGTTAGAATACATCAATTAGGTATCCTTATACTGTGGCGCTACCGTTGGTGTTTTAGCCTCGTTAACGACCAATTcaaataatttaatgttatataattatatgcattattaaattacGGGAAGTCTCCCGGATTCGCATAACGTTAGGCGCTAGCTAACAAAGGTAAGAGCTCATTCAAAGGATTTGGCCGTGTTGAAGCACTCCGCCCTGACAGCTTATATTAACGTTTTCTTGCAGCTAACGTGAACGTTACGCTCTGCAGCCAGGAACAACGGTTGCTGTACTCAACAGCACCGCAGCAACAAAGATCCTCAAACAACTTACCCAGTGCGACGGGGAGAGAATAGACAGGGTGAAACTTACCATCACTGCGCTTTATCTCCACATAAGTACCAACGACAATCTTCCCAAAACACGACGCCATTCTACATTACTTAAACAATTAACAGAAACAGGACTACAGGCTTATTTTGAACCGGGTAAATGCAGCTTCTTCAGTTTGGCAGTCTTTCGAGAGGAAGATGCAGGCAACAGAATGAGCTAGCATTACGTAGCTACCAAGAATAGCAAAGTAATTCCGCTCcagcattttcaaaataaaaccaagcaCAATTTTATCTGCTTTCTGAAATCCTTGCCTGGATGAaaatgtcagaatcagaatcagaattttaaaaaagctttatttgctAGGTATGTGTAGGCCTGCACATACGAGGAATTAGACTTTGGATcatacattgctcacaatgtgttTACTCATCAAATCAGGAATCAGACTACAGtatacaaaacacaaatatacacaccataaatcaaaacaacaacaatgtagaCAGAtcgagacaatagtgcaatgagcagagtgcaaaggatgctgcagtataataataattattattattactattattgagCATTCACAAtccatacatatatacatgcatacacaatGTGTGCCTACTTATTCTTCACTTTAGATGGAAATATTGTAATGCACTTTTTACTCTGCTACATTTACTCAACAGGTATAATTATGTCTTAATTGTAATTATgattaaaaaatgcactgtggaatgttctgggtgtataagtgtatgtatatatgtaggctatataaataactgaatatatatggttttcttttctttgatttatttatgttaccatattataatgtacatttaattatctgaagttctgtgtgtgtagcatgaaggacttcaaactgtcttttctttatacatccttgtgttgtataatgattaATAGACCTTGTCCATTGTAACTTGAAAAATGTAACCCATAAAATATCATGCATTGTTAtaaaactacccaacagtttgTAAAGTACTTTTTTAAATCCATTTTGATCAACTGCATAATTAAAGTTCTAACAACACATAAGTATTAATAAATGCAAATAATACaatttgctgataatacttcttCTTGAGAAAGAAGTAGTTATATTTCTTCCACCATTGTGGCACCCTAATCCCACTTTAGTAATGTACAATTGTCACTCACTCTGTAGTGCCACCTGGTGGCACAGAAGCTCTAAAGTTCCACATAGGATAGAAGGCAGaagatttgtttatttgtcacatcACAACAGGCTCTAAAGTGaagtagcagacaatatacagtaatacaaaagcaatcatGAAATGGTTGACAGAAATGATCTGTGTTCAATGGAGTACTGCTGAgtatttgagtttaaaagtctcaTAGCATAGGATGCAGCCCAAGCTCTAAGAACAGCTCTTTCCCCCCTCCAGTACATATTTGTACTGATTTGGTAATACCTTATAGTATTCCCTTGACAGAGACTGCTCAAGCTTATTATTGctatacatgtgtgtgtgtgtgtgtgtgtgtgtgtgtgtgtttgtgcatggaactgtgtgtgtgtgtgtgtgtgtgtgtttgtgcatggaactgtgtgtgtgtgtgtgtgtgtgtgtgtgtgtgtgtgtgtgtgtgtgtgcatggaactgtgtgtgtgtgtgtgtgacatcatTGTAGTCATACCtgatgtacactgaacaaaattataaacgcaacacttttgtttttgcccccattcatcatgagctgaactcaaatatAAGACTTTCTCATTCACCTGTGAGGTGAATGGATTATGTCGGCAAAGGAGTGCTCACTAAcgcagattttgacagatttgtgaacaatatttgacacaaatagaccttttgtgtacatagagaaagtcttacatctttgagttcagctcatgatgaatggggcaaaaacaaaagtgttgtgtttataattttgttcagtgtatgaaaTCATTGACAAAATATGAAGAACATACATAACACACAGAAACTTCACTGTCCTTACTTCCTGGTAAGAGAGGAGTGGTAGTGAGGAGCAGGACTGGGAAAGAAGTTAAATGATACAgtaaaataccaaaacacaaagtgggCTAAGCAGAGGCTAACTGAAACACAGTGGGCAATGGCACTTATAGATGTGAATTTCTTCCTATGCCTTTCAATCCTTGTCACTGAGATggctgcagacagacatgtgCTACTTCAGTGACACTAGGTGTTGCCTGCCACTTTGTTTCACCTGCCAGGAATGAGCTTCACCAGGTAGGGTGTGATGCATGTGAGAACAAGTACACAAACAAAGTCTGTGAAGTCAGAAAGCAATCAcagttataaaaaacaaacacctctTCAAAACCGTAAAAGTGGTTAATcatattaaacatattttattgttcatttggCTTTTATTTCACCATATGTTGACTTTTGACAGTTTTTGTGTATCTGGCATGTTCTTCAGTGGACAGCACTACTATGTAACTAGAGTAATACAGTGACCTACTGTATGGCTATTCATTTTTATGGCATGTATTTATACACAtcacatacaaatatatttagGGACTTTAATACATagaatatgtaaaatatatattaaagaggtggtattatgctttttggcttttcccctctcctttattgagttatatatcttttttgtgcatgtaacaggtttgcaaagtgaacaagcccaaagggagttcccatctcccacagaaaactctgctcagaaccgcttgaaaacagctcgtttgtagtcctgcccttcacttcctttacttgtgacgtcacaatgaaaacacgtcataaagcttgccaagcggctagcggggtcaggcacgccctcaaaccaagctagtctgaccGGAGGCCCTTTGCCGACTCGCCTTGGTTTgcttttccattgtagaaaagctgtacctgcttccaggtactttttttcgtatcacctcacctccgtcgaggttccagacgagctgagggatactaaaatgtaacgtgaaaacacgacagactgctgattggtcagagagaatattcactattcactgtatcatcattgctgcaccagacaggccagcaacagaaagttttacagtttcatatggaatttcatcactaaatccacttctgagaagttttgaggtgagaaatcagctgtgtagatttcgaatattgacagtttaaGGAGAAgcgatggcggaacaaaaatgtgcttgaacattttcggagttgaggagctccgcaagtgtctgcgggggaagcctgtgccaacccgcgggaggagcgtgtgaggccggccagccgcccgctcacagagccctctgctcccgccgtcacacagaccgctgcagcaacaacaacagaggaaaacacagctggaaggttttcataccgcttatctgtctttacattctgaggaatgttgaaacgttttaaccgtagatatattttaaaagctggtgtgtgtgtcggattgaacattacgtcgcggcaatTGTGTTTGGCGTtgctatgacaacaagctacgtacCATCTCTGGGTATTGTCTGCaacggaaaacggagcagggccgagtaacACCgacaacagttcaacgtttcgtcctgatggtaagatgtggaacaatgatgttgtggacttgagtaacttacaccatctgctaggttactgtctcagtctgaagcggatttgatttggatcacactaccttgtttcttacgacccgcccatctctgcttctgattggctggtagtccttacctgggaactgcgcatgtgcaactcccaacaaagattttgtacaagtaagatgcatcactctgtagctcaagcgcggagcgtacaacacagggtgaaaagaggaactgcagcaatgtgcagtatgagaaaaaatatggtgttttttgaaaattaaaccatgtaaacctgttctggtacaacccctaattaagattttgaacctgaaaatttgcataataccacctctttaaataaaactggcCACAggcaaaataccaaacattgtATGTTTACTTACTTAAtaaaatttcatacattttatgtaGGCCATTACACAAGGAAGCCTTTATACCTTTGTAAATCTCCAGCGACACTTAATGACACTTACTGTCTttgaacacacaggaacaagCAGCTTTGTTCTTTGAAATGGCATAAGTATAGGATTAACAACTTTAAAATATCTCCTCATCCAACCAAATGTTTTTGGCTCCTACTTGTTTCAACCAATGAAACCTAACGAGAAATCGTGGCAATTAGCCAGACGAGCAGCCAGCGCAACAAACAATTAAACCATTGTCAGATCATAAATGTTCACACTCATGCATGCAAGAAGGTGTTTGAACATGCAAAAAAATTAGTCAAGGCAGCAAATTGTTGAAGACAGTATAAAAGCCTTGATCCATGATCATTTTAGGTTAACAGCATGTTTCTGTTCAGTGTGAAACCTGTGTCTGCATGTGGCAATAAACAAAGCAATACATTAGAAGGGTTATCTGGCCCTCTGAACCGATATCGCCCAATCAACGCCTGTAGGCCAACATGTAATCATTAATGTCCACATGCTTATTCGTATTCACAATCACTGTGGGTCTGCAATCCTTGCATGCACTGGGAAGAAGACATACAAACACCCCAAGCAATTCACCTGTTCACCACAGTATCGGTTCGTTCTCTTGTATCGTATTCACACAAAAActtacaacaaacacaaacacacaccaattttTACTTGTACCCTTACTTGTATATAATGCATTATCTTATCCCTGACCTTTACCTTAaccatcaaaaacaaaatgcctAACCCCAGCTCTAAGGGTTCGAGATCATTCTCTTTCCAGAAGCTACCAGGTCCCTATGTGGTCCTACAGCTGTTACCCCCACCCCAACTGTCTCCATGCACACACAATCTTTTAAACCCCCCTCCCGCCACTTTGGCATCAGGCATTTGCTGGTGAGTTCTCAGCTGTCTGTGCCCTAAATAGACCTTATCAGGAGCAGACCACCTTTGAGGGAGTCACTCTCACAGAATTTATTGAATGGAAAATAACTGTTTTACTCATCAAGCTTTGGATAATTCAAAGATCCCAGAAGGACATTTGGTGCAACACAAGTAATCATGGTTTATTATGACTTTTGGTACAAAGCTGTTCTTTGGGGTTATGGTGTGCTTGGAGTGAACCCCTATGTGTAATGGATGGTCCATTTTGGCTCTGTCCCACCTCATTGAGATCCACTATAAATATATACTGAGGAGTTGGTGGGGGAAGATTACATAAGAAAGTTTGTCACAAGCACTGCGGACTGGAGGTCCAGACCATCTACGCAGAGCAAGACACACAACCCACCCTAAAGGTACTGTaccgttgttgttttttaatttgagtGACATTCAGGGATGCAGAGGGTAGATAAACCATGCCTATCGGGGGACAGGAGGATGTGGTGTCTGTCTAATGGGAAAGTGGCATTTGTTGCAAGGCTTTGACAGGGGTATGAGAACATGCCCAAATAAGGCCTGAGGGGAAGCCATTTAAAGTTAGAGCTAGCACATGCTTGGCCATTTGCTAAAGGAGACCCAGGTCAGCAGGATACTGATTAGTAAAAATGGtgagaataaaaacatttctaatgCTACACACTGTAGTTTTAAATAATGGCACTATGCTGATAACTATTCTCCAGGGTACTGTCCATTCTGTGCTGTACATCTATATGGATTTTGAACTGCTTATATATTTCTAATTCTCTATATTGtttgaaatgacaaaaagtgtaaaactgatcatattaaaagttaatgtTTAGTTTATTTGAAATTTTTGTTTGTATCCAGAATTTTTACGTGATTGAATGAAGGTTTAGTGGTTTTATTACAGTTAAAATACTGCAATTACCTTTGTGATGAAACTGAAATTGTTAAATTGTGCTTTGGATGGTGAACTGTCAGACACAAGAAGTGATTAAACATAAGTGTTGAAGAACAGGTTGGAGATTTTATATGTCATTGCTGACATTCTCTTTTTCTATCAGATGGGAGACCCAATTCAGTTAAAAGACGACGGGAACAAATTCTTCCAGGCAGGAGATATCGACAAGGCCATTCAGTGCTACACTGAAGCCATCAAGGTGTGCAAGGACAAAAAAGTGCTTGCTGTCATTCACAGGAACAGATCTGCATGCTACCTAAAAAAGGTAAGCAGTTTGataaagcacaaaaacaaatatacaccGAATATATTATATTTGCAATTTTTAGTGGCAAATTTAGACTTTTATTCAGatgtttatgtttttcataCAGGAAAACTATGCCAATGCAGCTTCTGATGCATCTAAAGGTAGAGTAATAAGTACTGACATTTAACCAATATTAATTACAAAATCAAACCAAACAATagcaacaatgaaaaaaaaacattaacctAAACCGAAGGCCACAAGATCATTATGACTCTTTCTTTCCCTTATGTAGCAATTGATGTTGATGCAGCAGATATTAAAGCCTTGTACCGGCGTTGCCAAGCTCTGGAGAAGCTAGGAAAACTGGACATGGCTTTCAAAGATGTGCAGAGATGTGCCACCATCGAACCAAAGAACAAGACCTTCCTGGAGACTCTCCGCAGGCTGGGAGCAGAGATCCAGGCCAAGGTCAGcattaaacaataacaatacacTCCCACAGATAAGTGCATGCAGGAGAGTGCAAGACTACGATAATCACTTTATAAATGCTTTCAGCAACATAAAATCAACACTGCTACATGTATTCAACAGGGATCTTTTGGCTTAAAACTTTTGTTGTATCAttagaaataaatgtattttgataCTAAGGTAAACTGACAGATAGACTTACACTGaactacaaacaaaatgtatatGATTGGGAAATGTCAGcatcaggaaattatgaataagttttgttttgattcTCCCCAGCTCAAGACAACATTCTCCACAGATTCGAGGGTACAGAACATGTTTGATATTCTCCTTGATGACGaaatggaaaaggaaaaaaaggaaaaggtgGGTATTTTCTGTAATGTGAAGCAAAACCACTGAGACACcttcctgtttttgttgtttgttagcATATGAATGAATAGAGTTATTGGTTTCACATCTGCAATTTTAACCCATTATGTCTAGGCTGCCAACAACCTGATTGTGCTGTCCAGAGAGGACGCTGGAGCAGAGAGAATCTTTCAGAACAACGGAGTGCCTCTGCTGCTCAACATGATAGAGACAGGCAAACCAGAGATGATTCTAGCTGCCGTTCGTACTTTGTCAGGAATGTGCACAGGACACAAAGCTCGGGTGAGCAATCTTGTAGAATATGAGTCAATACAAAGGGAAAGTGAAAATCGAAGAGTTGTGGTTAGTGATGAAAACTGTGTCACTAAGGCAATGTGTAGtcttttccaaacacaacaaACTTTAAAAGTATAacatcttatttttatttatttaaaaaggacagtGCATATTAATGGACTTCTTAGTTTTTcagcaatgtaaatatgccaAAATTAGCCCAAAGGCTATTTTACATCTCTAGCCCCCATGCAGGTCATCAAAGTACAAGGTAACACAGCTAAACATTAAATTAGATATAtgatacaacacaatttaagaGTCACCACAATTTTCAACATCATATTGTAAAAGACACCACAGTTTTGTAGACAGGGTTGTGTAATTTAAACTGCTATGTATTGCAGTAAAGTGCTGCATCTagtactgtaaacacacacatatacatacaatacaacAGAGTCCGTTAGTGGTCACAAATTTGATGTGTCTTGAGCAATTGTTAGAGTTGGTTCTTAAAACTGGGGTAAAGTCGGAGATCCAGTAACTTGTTCCAGATCTCTGTCCCCTTAAATAACTTCCACCGATATGATGCCATTAGAAACAAGTTTCAttttattagcattttttttcttcataaaatgtacttaatgtatATTTCTTATCACTACCCCTGAACAGACCATGGCCATTATTCACATGGTGGGCGTTGATAAGATGTGCAGCATCATGGCCATTGACAATGAGGAGATCGCACTGGCAACCTGCAACCTCTTCCAGTGCATCAATGACTCCCTCACTGGTGGAGATAAGAGGGAATACGGGAAAGAAGAGGCCTTGGTTTTGGGTGAGACAGAATCATCATCTGTATCTGTAACCAAAAGCAGATTTTATTATGGACACTTATTCCTTAAATTTTGATCTTCAACTAGTCTCTACAGGATCACAGATATTACCTATGCTGCTGTTGGTATTTTTTTCACAACTGATTGCGACATACAATCTTTTTTataatctgtctgtctgcagatgCATCAAAAGACCTGAAAACcattcttctctctctgctggagaTGATTGCTAGTAAAAAGGTGTCTGGCCATGGCAGAGACCAGGCGCTGAACCTCCTCTGCAAGAATGTACCTCGCAAAGACAAGAAAGACCAAGACAATTCCAAGGCCCTCTTCACTATTGACCACGGTGAGCCTGATATCGGCATCTTGTCGCCTATTTTGTTTCTAGGTCATTGCTGCATTCAAGTCTTCTTGACATGAGGTATCTGTATATGCATATACGTGTGTTTGTTCTTCAGGTCTAAAGAAGATCCTCAAGGTGTGTGGTCAGGTTCCCGAACTGCCAGATCAGCTGCCCTTAACAGACAATACACAGCTGATTGCCAGTGTGCTCCTCAACAAAATCTATGATGACCTCAAGTGTGACCCAGAGAGAGACAACTTCAAGGACATCTGTAATGAATATATCAAGTGCGTCTATGCAATGCAGATCATCCATTTACCAGTGTTGTGGCCAAGACTTTCTAAATAGAGGCCAAGCCAACAATACCTATTTCATCTCTTAcgcttttttcttttccttttcaacAGATCTAAAATTGACCCCAACGACATGGACAAGACCATCCATGCTATCAACACCATCTCAGGGCTACTTCAGGGTCCCTTTGATGTCGGTAACGCCCTGGTTGGACATCAAGGCATAATGGAGATGATGGTTGCGCTGTGTGGCTCAGAACGTGAGGTGGACCAAATGGTTGCTGTGGAGGCGCTGATCCATTCCTCCTCAAAAATGAGCCGTGCCAGCTTCATCATCACCAATGGTGTGTCCCTGCTTAAGGACATCTACAAGAAGACCAAGAACGAGAGGATTAAGATACGTGCGCTAGTGGTGAGTGTGACTAGGAAATAATAGAATAGAGTAGAAATTTATTATTCAAACACAGGtctaaaatacagtaaagaaAAAACTACACAACTGCTagattttgtctgtgtgtgtatgcatgtccATGTCCCCTCTAGGGTCTCTGTAAACTGGGTTCAGCTGGAGGTGATGATTACAGTTTAAGGCAGTTTGCTGAGGGCTCCACAGAGAAGCTGGCCAAGCAGTGCAGAAAGTGAGTACTCACGCAGAGATTGATAATGTGACTGTgctttgattgattgattgaactTCTTTATTGATTGTTATATGAAAGTGGCGGTTCTAGCAAGAAATGCCCCAACTACAAAAAACATCAAAAGGATAAAAACGCAATAAAGGCTTATTTCCATTCCAAATCCAAAACCTAATTAGttatgatttgatttgatgCAAAATGGTGTACAGATATAATTCCTTACAATAGGTATACAGTACCAGAATGGCACTGTACCATGCACCTCTACTTCACgtcatcactaaatacactttctGTTAAATATTCCCTTTTTTACTCTTTTAGGTGGCTCTGCAATCCCCAAATTGATACCAAAACAAGGAAGTGGGCTATAGAGGGTCTTGCTTATCTGACAAATGATGCTGATGTGAAAGATGACTTTGTTGAGGATGAGCTTGCCATGAAAGCCATGTTTGAACTGGCTAAGGTATGACaataacagacagaaagaaacataCAGACAGTATATCTGATTAGACATTACAAATAacctctctcctttctctgtgtttttagtCCAAGGATAAGACAGTTTTGTATGCAGTAGCTTGCACCCTGGTTAATTGCACCAACTGCTATGAGAAAAAGGAAATTATACCTGAGCTGGTTCAACTGGCCAAGTTCTCAAAACAACATGTGCCTGAGCAGCACCCCAAGGTAAAAATAGAGATGAAAGGGAACTATTATGCAGACCACAATATATGAATTGACGTAGGTACAACAGTAAATGTAACGCATTTGCAGCTTATACACACGTCGTATACTTTCTTTTCTCAGGACAAGAAGGACTTTATTGAGAAGAGAGTGAAAAGGCTGCTTAAAGCTGGAGTCACATCAGCTCTTGCTGTCATGGTCAAAGCAGACAACTCCATATTGACAGACCAGACCAAGGAAATGCTGTCAAggtgagagagaagaggaagcatCTCATAGCAAAGTCATTATGAGACTTTTTAATTGTCTTCAAATTGCCCCCCAAAACACCCGACTCATCACTGCTTTGATACACTGCATTAGTCATTCCTCACAGACAATGacttaaatttacatttagggAAGAGGGAATCCAAGCTAAAACACTTTACTGAGTACATCCAATTTCTTGTTCATTCCTCCTTAAATTTCTAACATTGCTTAGACATATATGATTGTTGAATCACTTTTCTAAATAGAATGCATGCACATCCAAACCAAAAGAGggcacatgtttatttattatgcaCTTTTTTATTGTGACAAAGTGCAATAAATACTTGGACACTGGAGCCCTGTAGTGTGCTGGCAGTTTTACAAATCTATTTTCAATCTTTTATCTTTAGGGTTTTCTTGGCATTGTCAGAGGATCCCAGAGATCGTGGTACTATTGTTGCCCAAGGAGGGGGAAAGGTGCGTGATAGCTTTGGAAATCAATGTATGAGTGAATCATTAAACATCTTTATGAAGtcacaatgaaatgaaaggaCAAACATTAACTGTACAAAAAGGTTGCAAAACATGCCCAGTTGTTCACTACTGTTCTTCTGGCTGTGCCCTCAGGCTTTGATACCACTTGCTCTGGAAGGGACAGATGCCGGGAAGGTGAAGGCCGGCCACGCCCTTGCCAAGATTGCAGCTATTTCCAACCCAGAAATCGCCTTCCCTGGTGAGAGGGTAAGCCATGCaacagtatttatttgtttatttctatgATTCTATGATTCTTGAGATTATAATGAAGGAAGAGGAATGGTAATTTTCTTCCTAATCTCCCCATGACACACTTTTGACATTGCCTCCCTTTGCCTatatttctttgtctttatatgCTGGGAGTTAATCTACAATGTATTAAGTGCTGTGTTAGTCTTGTTGGTTCTGTGAGTGGTATCTTGTTAGTTCCTCTTTAGCGGAATTTAGTATGCATCTCAAAGGACTATTGAAAATTTACTTCTCTGTCTTGGTTGACAGGTGTATGAGGTGGTGCGGCCTTTAGTTAACCTACTTAGCACAGACAGAGATGGAACGCAGAACTATGAAGCTCTGAGAGGCCTCACCAACTTGGCTGGTTACAGTGAAAAATTAAGGTAACATTTTTCAAGACAACATAATATTATGATCGCAGTGGTGCTTAATAGCTCATTTACTACTAGTGACTTTACAGCTGCTTGCTTTTTTGGTAAGGTTTTGCctcattgttgtttttcaccTTTACCATCATCTGTTTTGTAGAGTAAAGATCGTGAAAGAGAAAGCTCTACCAGAGATTGAGAACTACATGTTTGAGGAGAATGACCAGATCAGACAGGCTGCCACTGAATGCATGTGCAACCTTGTTACATGTAAAGAGGTGAGAACAGACAAGCAGTTAAAATCTCACGTAACAAACGGATGCCGCATAGTCAACATGTGCAAACAAAGTTTTCCAACAGGtgtgaaaattaaatgtaaaatatataattacatAAAACTGTATGTTTTAGGTCCAAGATCGTTACCTCCAAGATGGCAATGATAAGTTGAAGCTGCTGGTGCTGCTATGTGGCGAGGATGATGAGAAACTTCAGTTAGCTGCAGCTGGAGCTCTGGCCATGCTCACTGCTTCTCAGAAGAAGCTCTGCACCAAACTGACCCTGGTGGTATGTACAGCAGCATTCAGTAGTGTTTTTACTGTAGAAGATTAATTAATCAGGGAGCATGTGTCCGAGTTGAATTTGATGCCAGAGGGAAAAAATAAGACAATGATGCTATAGCTGTCTGGTTCTTGTATTTG
This genomic window contains:
- the unc45b gene encoding protein unc-45 homolog B isoform X4 translates to MMGDPIQLKDDGNKFFQAGDIDKAIQCYTEAIKVCKDKKVLAVIHRNRSACYLKKENYANAASDASKDIKALYRRCQALEKLGKLDMAFKDVQRCATIEPKNKTFLETLRRLGAEIQAKLKTTFSTDSRVQNMFDILLDDEMEKEKKEKAANNLIVLSREDAGAERIFQNNGVPLLLNMIETGKPEMILAAVRTLSGMCTGHKARTMAIIHMVGVDKMCSIMAIDNEEIALATCNLFQCINDSLTGGDKREYGKEEALVLDASKDLKTILLSLLEMIASKKVSGHGRDQALNLLCKNVPRKDKKDQDNSKALFTIDHGLKKILKVCGQVPELPDQLPLTDNTQLIASVLLNKIYDDLKCDPERDNFKDICNEYIKSKIDPNDMDKTIHAINTISGLLQGPFDVGNALVGHQGIMEMMVALCGSEREVDQMVAVEALIHSSSKMSRASFIITNGVSLLKDIYKKTKNERIKIRALVGLCKLGSAGGDDYSLRQFAEGSTEKLAKQCRKWLCNPQIDTKTRKWAIEGLAYLTNDADVKDDFVEDELAMKAMFELAKSKDKTVLYAVACTLVNCTNCYEKKEIIPELVQLAKFSKQHVPEQHPKDKKDFIEKRVKRLLKAGVTSALAVMVKADNSILTDQTKEMLSRVFLALSEDPRDRGTIVAQGGGKALIPLALEGTDAGKVKAGHALAKIAAISNPEIAFPGERVYEVVRPLVNLLSTDRDGTQNYEALRGLTNLAGYSEKLRVKIVKEKALPEIENYMFEENDQIRQAATECMCNLVTCKEVQDRYLQDGNDKLKLLVLLCGEDDEKLQLAAAGALAMLTASQKKLCTKLTLVTTQWLEILQRMCLHTNPKIQHRALVIIYNMLDSDNSELGKKLIESEMLEILSVIGKAEDNPKRQEGIDVSRMCLVKAMELGLIKPFSSPS
- the unc45b gene encoding protein unc-45 homolog B isoform X1, encoding MMGDPIQLKDDGNKFFQAGDIDKAIQCYTEAIKVCKDKKVLAVIHRNRSACYLKKENYANAASDASKAIDVDAADIKALYRRCQALEKLGKLDMAFKDVQRCATIEPKNKTFLETLRRLGAEIQAKLKTTFSTDSRVQNMFDILLDDEMEKEKKEKAANNLIVLSREDAGAERIFQNNGVPLLLNMIETGKPEMILAAVRTLSGMCTGHKARTMAIIHMVGVDKMCSIMAIDNEEIALATCNLFQCINDSLTGGDKREYGKEEALVLDASKDLKTILLSLLEMIASKKVSGHGRDQALNLLCKNVPRKDKKDQDNSKALFTIDHGLKKILKVCGQVPELPDQLPLTDNTQLIASVLLNKIYDDLKCDPERDNFKDICNEYIKSKIDPNDMDKTIHAINTISGLLQGPFDVGNALVGHQGIMEMMVALCGSEREVDQMVAVEALIHSSSKMSRASFIITNGVSLLKDIYKKTKNERIKIRALVGLCKLGSAGGDDYSLRQFAEGSTEKLAKQCRKWLCNPQIDTKTRKWAIEGLAYLTNDADVKDDFVEDELAMKAMFELAKSKDKTVLYAVACTLVNCTNCYEKKEIIPELVQLAKFSKQHVPEQHPKDKKDFIEKRVKRLLKAGVTSALAVMVKADNSILTDQTKEMLSRVFLALSEDPRDRGTIVAQGGGKALIPLALEGTDAGKVKAGHALAKIAAISNPEIAFPGERVYEVVRPLVNLLSTDRDGTQNYEALRGLTNLAGYSEKLRVKIVKEKALPEIENYMFEENDQIRQAATECMCNLVTCKEVQDRYLQDGNDKLKLLVLLCGEDDEKLQLAAAGALAMLTASQKKLCTKLTLVTTQWLEILQRMCLHTNPKIQHRALVIIYNMLDSDNSELGKKLIESEMLEILSVIGKAEDNPKRQEGIDVSRMCLVKAMELGLIKPFSSPS